The sequence CGGACCGCGGCGATCAGATCGCCAACCAGGGCGTCAGTCTCACAATCAGTCACTCACTCGTAGAGGGAGGGCTTGCAGGCATCAGCGAGGACGCGTCCTCGTCGACCACCGACGGCGGCGGAAATCTCGACTCGGATCCGCAGTTCGTAGACTCGGGGACCCCGGCCGGCCCGGACGGCACCTTCGGCACCGCCGACGACGGCCTGCGCCTCTATGCCGGCAGCCCGGCAGTCGATGCGGGCGACAACAACGCCTTGCCCGCCGATGCCGCAGACCTGGACGGCGACGGCGATACCTCCGAGCGCCTTCCGGTTGATCTCGCAGGCGCCGCGCGCGTGGAAAACGGCACCGTCAACGCCGGAGCATACGAGGCAGCCGCGTCCATTCCGCTTGCGATTATCGACGGATCAGGCGAGGGCCTCGCCTTTGAGGCACAGGTTGCACCCGGTACGCAGAACAACCCCGTCGGCATTCTGGGCTTCGATGGTGTAGTGGCCGGTGCCAAGCTCAACGCCCTCACCATCACCAACACCGCTCCGGGGGTGGCCGGCATCAGCGCCGCACGCCTGTTCTGGTCGACGGATCAGACGCTCGAGCCCAGTAGCGACGCCGTCCTCGGCACCCTACCCATCGACCCGGCAAGCGCCCCGGCCACCCTTTCCTTTGCGGAGGTGCGCCAACCCATTGGTGCTACCCCCGGCTACGTTCTCCTGGCCCTCGATGTGAAGCCTGGGGCGGCCGCCTCCGGCGTGCAGTTCGTGGTTGCCCGTCCCCGTGACCTTGCGATTACGAACGGATCGCTTCGCACCATCAACGGCACGCGCCGCTCGACCTTCGAGCGGCTTCCGCTCTCCAGCCAGCCGACGGCCCTCCCCGTCGAGTTTGCCCGCTTCGAGGTCCAAAGCACCAAGACCGGCGCACTCCTCAGCTGGACCACCGCCTCGGAGACCAATAACGCCGGGTTTAAGGTTCAGCGCCACATCGCCGATCATGCGAACGCCTCCGCAGCGCCCACATCCGCCGATAGAGCTGACGCGTCGGGCGTCGCGTGGCAGACGGTCGGGCGTGTCGACGGGGCCGGGACAACCACGCAGCCCCAGACCTACCGCTTCCGCGACACAGCCCTGCCCTACGCGGCCGATTCGATTGCATATCGCCTCAAGCAGGTCGATAGCGATGGCAGCGTCTCGTTCTCCAAACAGGTCACCATGCGGCGCGGGGCGGTGCAGCAGCTCCGGCTCTTGGGCACCTTTCCCAACCCGGCCCGCACGCGCGCCACGGTGCGGTTTGCCGTGCCCAAGGGCGCGGACGATGCAGCCGTGCGCCTCGTGCTCTACGATGTGCTGGGGCGGCAAGTGCGCACCGTGCGTACGAAGGCCACGGCCGGACGCCACGAGCTACAACTACGCGTAGGCGGTCTCGCCAGCGGCCTCTACTTCTTGCGGCTGCAAGCGGGCGGCCGCACCCAAACCCAAAAAATTACCGTGGTGCAGTAGCTATCTGATGTAAAAACGTTGCTGCACAACGGACGGCCTTGCGTCCATGACCCGCATGTGCCGCGCTGCGGGCAGACACGGGTGGTGGGCGCAGCGGCTGTGCGAGTATCCAGGAGGGAGTGCGTACGCTATAAAATTTGTGATGAAACAGTGAATTGGCTATCCAAACCATCGTTTGCATCCACTGAGGGCCGTGTTGTGCCCGGTGACACAAATATGCAAACATCTGACACAAATATACAAACGGCAAATACAGCACTGCTCTACGTTGGGTAGTACATGTAGCTATTCCAGTACCCGAACGCCCAGGATGCGCACGACGACGCGCCGCACACGAACCGCTAGGCTCGCACCCCGAGGCCCGTCCACGGCACGGACGGCAGCCCAGCGGCCGGGCGTTTCGTGCACCAGAACGGAAATGCTACGTCACCGCCGCCGTCGTCGCCTTTGCACACAGGTGCAGGCGTTGGCCGCAACGGCGCGCGCCCCCGCCGACGCCTGCGCCCCAACCCAACAGCAATCTCTTTGAACCGATGCCCATGGCCTTGCCCGTCCGTTTCCAACACGCTTCGCCCCTTCGCCTCATACCTACGCTGCTGCTTGCGTTGCTCATTGCCGGCACGGCCCCCGCGGCCTTTGGCCAGCAAGTGATCTATGTCGACGACAGCGCCTCGGGCGCCAATGACGGCTCCTCCTGGGCCAACGCCTACACCGGCCTCCAGGAAGCCATCGACAACGCCACCGGTAACGACCAGATCTGGATTGCCGAGGGCACGTACAAACCGACATTCAAGCGCCCGGGCACGGTGCAGTTTTCGTATCTCGCCTATCGCAACCGGTCGTTCGTCATCCCCGACAGCAAAGACGGACTGAAGCTCTACGGCGGCTTTAATGGCACGGAGACGGCCCTCGACCAGCGCGATCCCGGCGCCCACGAGGTCATCCTTTCCGGCGATCTCGGTCCTGGTGACGATGCTTCCTTCGATCCCGACTTCGATTCGGATGCCAATACGAATGCGACCGGCGACATTGTGGACCCGGTTCCCGAAACGCGATCCGCCACCGACCATCTGAGAGCGGGGCTCACGAGTGGACCGCCCGAGCTGGGCTGGGGGGCCAACGTGAACCACGTCGTGTTTCTCGGCGGCGGCCTCTCGCGAAGTACCGTCATCGACGGCGTCACCATCACCGGCGGCTTTGCCGTGGCGCAGTTCGTCTCCACATCCACCGGTGATTTTGTTGGGGGCGAACAGCGCAACTTCGGCGGGGGGCTGTTTTGCGACGGATGCAGCGCCACGATGCGGGGCGTCACGTTTCGGGGCAACTATGCCGCTGCACGAGGCGGGGCGGTGTACGTGACGGGCGGCGGCAGCCCACACTTCATCAACAGCGTCTTCTGGGGCAACAATGCTGGCAAGCGGCCACCAACCGTTAGCAATCCTCCGGGTGATAGAGAGTTCAGATTTTATCTTGTTAGTAGGCTCGGCGATACCAATGGACAACCCATTACCGATCAGATCAGTGATGGCTTGGGCTCGGCAGTGTTCAACGACGGCAGCTCGCCGGACATCGACTTTTCCACCTTTTACCAGCATCCCGGAGGTGCCAGCACACTGGAGAACATCGCGGGCGACGACGTGCTGTTTGCTGATAACGATGCAGTCGGCAATGATCTTGACCTTGACCCGAGCAGCCCGACTTTCCTGCAAATCGATACGGAGACCAGTTCGCTGGTGGACGCGGGCAGTACCAGCCGCCTCCCCGCCGATGCCGAGGATCTGGACGGCGACAGCGACACGTCCGAGCCGCTACCCATAGATGCACGCGGGAACGAGCGGATCCAGGGCGCCGCTCCCGACCCCGGCGCGTACGAAAGTCCCTTTAGCACCGCGCCGAATCCTGCCGCGAGTGCCGTTCCCATAGGCGACCGTCTTCGGATCGAGGGCAGGGGCGTGGATGCCGCCACCGCCGTGCGCATCGGCGGCACGCCCGCCACGAACCTCACGGGCACGGGCGACGGCAACGAGCGCATCACCGTCACCGTGGCCGAGGGCACAACCTCCGGCCCCGTCGAGATCGACACGCCGGGCGGCACGATCACGACCGAAGAACCGGTGGAGGTGACCCCGCCCGCCTACGGCCCTGGGCAGGCGCTGGGTGCACCCGGCTCCGTGGAGATCAGTGACCCGTCTGCCTTCACCTTCCCCACGCCAACGAGCGGATCCAGCGGCTTTACCGTCAGCCTGTGGACGAAGGGCAGCTTCTCGGTACAAAAAGAAGAAAATGAACCCAGCGGCTGGGGCCTGTCTGGCTCGCCGGGTGGAGAGGCTACGTTCTTTGTCAATTTTGAAGGGGAAGATGACGCCGGAAATACAATAGTTAGAAATGTCCCTACATCCATTAGTGTCCCCGATGACGGGCAGTGGCATCACGTGGCAGCCACATATCAGTTTAACGATGCCAATGAAGGAACGCACATAGCAAAAGTCTATGTTGACGGCTTTAAACAACGCGCTTCGCGAACAGGTGACGACCTTCGTTTGACCAACACCCGCCGGCCATCAACAAACGACGCGCCCGTCACCATCGACGCAGGGGGCACGCTCGATCAAGTGCGCATTTACGACCGTCCGCTTGCCGAAAGCGACCTGCTCACGGACAACTCCACCAGCGATGCTGCCGAACTCAACGTGCGCCGTCGCATCCACCGCACGGCGGATCTGTCGGACGGGCAGTATAGCGGCCTGATTGCGGAGTACCGCTTCGACAGCGGCGATCCCAACATCGCCTTCGACTATGCCGGACGCAACAGCGGCACGTACCAGAACAGCGCCGGACCCGTCCTCAGCACCGCGCCCGTTGGGCAGGATGCCGGAGCCAACCCCGTCGGTCCGGATGGGGCCTCGTTTGCAGTGAATGGAGGACCAAGATCTAGCACGCAGTTTATGGGACTGTACCGATATGGAGTGTCTAACGGATCGGTGCGTACCAGCGCCGATCCAGGCGAAGTCTTCGATTCCGCTCTGCCGAACAACCTCACTGAACGAGCGGCACTTACGTGGGGCGGATATATCGAGCGGACGAACAACGCTAACACAATCTTCGAGAGCAAGAACATACTTGCGCTTTCGGTTGACACACTTGAATATGCCAACGTTACGGGAATCTCTGAGCCGGTGGGATTGCTCTGGCGAAGCGGACCAGGTGACACGTGGCGCGTGGCGAACTATTCCATGAAAGACGCAGAGGCCCAAACATTCTCCACACCACCTAATACCGTAATTCCAACGGGTGAACTGGCGCTGGCGTCCTTCCCCTTCTCGGATCTGCATCTGACGCTGACGCCCGAAACGCAAACGGCCGCTCCTGGGGAAACAATCACCTTCACTGCCACCCTTACCAACGACGGCCCGGACGACGTGCCCGGCGTGACGGTCGACTTCGACGCCACCGCCTTGAGCGGCCTCTCGGGGTCCGGCGGCACCTTTTCGGGCGGTACGTGGGACGTCGGCACGCTCGCAGGCGACGCCTCTACGAACATTACGCTCACTGCGACGGTCGAGTCGGGCGCAGATCTTCCTGCGTTGCGCGGTGCCCTCGGACTGAACGACATCGACAACGGCAACAACGCGGCGCAAGCGGTGGTGCCCGCGTCTCCGGCGTACGGACCGGGGCAGGCGCTGGTTTTCAACGGCACAGATGATGCCCTTAACCTCGGGCCTGACATGCGCCTGGACGGCCGCGATTTCACCCTCTCCTTCTGGGCAAAGCGCGGACCCACCGGCTCCGACCAGACGATCATCAGTCAAGGCGCCAGCAGCGACGAGGCGTTGCGGATCGGCTTTCGTAGCGACGACCGCTTCGAGGCACGAATCGGCGGGAGCGCTGTCGTCACAGACAACGCCGTAACCGACACCGACTGGCATCACTGGACAGTTGTCTTTGAGTCTGTTGGCATTAAAACAGCCTTCTTTTCGATCTACCGCGACGGCGTCCGCGTGAAACGAAGCGGCTTAAAAGAAGTCTATCGCGGTCTCGGCGATCTATTCATAGGCCGTGCGGCGTACACGAACGCGCAGCACTTTGCAGGTGAGCTCGACCAGCTGCGCATTTGGGATCGGATGCTCTCAACCGGCGATATTCGCGCCCGCATGCACCAGCGTCTCACCCCGGGCGACCCCAATGCGGAGTTCCTCCTGGCCAGCTATCGCTTCGACGAGGGCAGCGGATCCTTTGCGCACAGCGCGGGGCAAGGCCCGCTCGCCACCTTCGAGGGCGATCCGCAGTGGGTGCCGTTCAGCGCCGCCCGGCTCGGCAAAGAAAGCGCCGTGGCCACGAGCAGCACCGACGCGAGCATCGGCCCAGCCGGCGCGCAGCTGTCCGCGACCGGCGCCAGCGGTGACGTACAGCTCTACCGCTACGGCGATGCCAGCGCCCCGTTGCGCACCGAGAGCGACGCGGGCGAGGATCTCAGCGGCCTGCCCACCAGTGTCACCAAACGCTCACATCTCACATGGGGCGTCTCTACGCCAAGTGGCACAAGCCCCACAGCTACGCTCACGCTCGACTACAGCGACGTTACCGCTCCGCAGGGGCCGTTGGCACTCGTCCACCGCGCCGCGCCCGGACAGCCCTGGCAGATAGCCACCGGCTGGACCAAAGACCCCGCCGCACAGACGTTTACCCGCACCGGCACGGTGCCCGTCCGCGAGTATGCACTGATTCGAAATACGCCGCCCAGCCTTTCGGTGGCCCAGGCAACACCCTCGCTTGCTGAGAACAGCGCCACACCCGCTGCCGTTACTGAGATCACCGTGCAGGACGACGGCGTGGGCAGCAGTACGCTCGCGCTAGCCGGTCCTGATGCCGATGCCTTTGCGCTCGACGGCTCCACGCTCCAACTAACGGCCACGCCCGACTTCGAGACAATGTCGACGTACGTCGTTGATGTGACCGCCGACGACCCCAGTATCGGTACGGGACCCGAGGCAACCACCCGCGTAACGCTCAGCATTACGGATGTGAACGAGGCTCCCACGGCCGTCGCCCTAACGCCTGCAGATCCCTCGGTTGCCGAAAATACGGCTTCTCCTGCCGGGGTGGCCACGGTTGCAGTCACCGATGACGCCCTCGGTACCAACAACCTCTCGTTGGGCGGAACCGACGCCGGGGCCTTTCGGCTCGATGGCACCACGTTGCAGCTCACACAGGCCGCCAACTTTGAGGCGAAGAACAGCTATACGCTCAGCGTATCTGTTGACGATCCCGCCGTGGGCGGCACCCCCGATGCCACTCGATCCTTTACCGTCGCTGTATCGGATGTGAATGAGGCCCCGTCGGTAGGTCTTAGCGTCACCACCACGTCCATCGCCGAGGATGCCGACCCCACGGCTCCGGTAGCCCTCTCCACCGTTGACGTGCAAGACGACGCATTAGGGACCAACGCCCTGACGCTTGCAGGAGCAGACGCGAGCAGCTTTCAGCTCGACGGGTTTACGCTCCAATTGAAGGCCGGCGTATCGCTCAACGTGCAAACGAAGGACCGCTACACGGTACGCGTAACGGTTGATGACCCCGGCGTAGGCAGCACGCCAGACGACGATGCGCTCTTTACGCTCAACATCACTGACGTAAACAGCGCCCCCACCCTCACGCTGACCCCGGCCGATCCCTCGATTGCCGAAAACAACACTCCGCCGACAGATGTGGCGACGGTGACCATCAACGATGACAACAGTGGCACCAACAACCTCTCGTTGGGCGGAACCGACGCTGGGGCCTTTCAGCTCGATGGCACCACGTTGCAGCTCACAGAGGCCGCCAACTTTGAGGCGAAGAGCAGCTATGCGCTCAGCGTATCCGTTGACGACCCCGCCGTGGGCGGCACCCCCGATGCCAGCCGAGCCGTTACTGTGGCCATCAGCGACGTAAATGATCCGCCCTCAGTAAGCGCGGTCGGCACGCTTGCCGTTACGGAGGGCACCGCCGGTACGGTGTCTCCCACCATCCTCACAGCTACCGACCCCGAGGACGCCCCTGCAGCCCTCACGTACACCGTTACCACGGCCCCCGCCCACGGCACGCTGCAGGTGGAGGGCAACATGGCTTCTGCGTTCACCCAGGCCGATGTGAACGCGGGGCGCGTCGCCTACCGCCACGACGGCTCGGAGACCACCACCGATGCGGTCACGCTCAGCTTGAAGGATGCAGGCGGCGCGCAGGTGGCCGGCGTAACCGTACCCGTTTCAATCACTGCTGCAAACGATGCCCCCACAATTTCGGGCATTCCGGCCCAGACAATCGTGGAGGATGCCCCCCTCGGCCCGGTGAGCTTTACGGTAGACGACCCCGAGGCGGCAGCCTCAACCCTCACCGTCACGGCTACGTCAGACAATGAGGCGCTCGTGCCCGACGCCAACATCACGCTTGGAGGCGAAGCGGCCAATCGCACGGTGGCGGTGACC comes from Salisaeta longa DSM 21114 and encodes:
- a CDS encoding LamG-like jellyroll fold domain-containing protein; amino-acid sequence: MPVRFQHASPLRLIPTLLLALLIAGTAPAAFGQQVIYVDDSASGANDGSSWANAYTGLQEAIDNATGNDQIWIAEGTYKPTFKRPGTVQFSYLAYRNRSFVIPDSKDGLKLYGGFNGTETALDQRDPGAHEVILSGDLGPGDDASFDPDFDSDANTNATGDIVDPVPETRSATDHLRAGLTSGPPELGWGANVNHVVFLGGGLSRSTVIDGVTITGGFAVAQFVSTSTGDFVGGEQRNFGGGLFCDGCSATMRGVTFRGNYAAARGGAVYVTGGGSPHFINSVFWGNNAGKRPPTVSNPPGDREFRFYLVSRLGDTNGQPITDQISDGLGSAVFNDGSSPDIDFSTFYQHPGGASTLENIAGDDVLFADNDAVGNDLDLDPSSPTFLQIDTETSSLVDAGSTSRLPADAEDLDGDSDTSEPLPIDARGNERIQGAAPDPGAYESPFSTAPNPAASAVPIGDRLRIEGRGVDAATAVRIGGTPATNLTGTGDGNERITVTVAEGTTSGPVEIDTPGGTITTEEPVEVTPPAYGPGQALGAPGSVEISDPSAFTFPTPTSGSSGFTVSLWTKGSFSVQKEENEPSGWGLSGSPGGEATFFVNFEGEDDAGNTIVRNVPTSISVPDDGQWHHVAATYQFNDANEGTHIAKVYVDGFKQRASRTGDDLRLTNTRRPSTNDAPVTIDAGGTLDQVRIYDRPLAESDLLTDNSTSDAAELNVRRRIHRTADLSDGQYSGLIAEYRFDSGDPNIAFDYAGRNSGTYQNSAGPVLSTAPVGQDAGANPVGPDGASFAVNGGPRSSTQFMGLYRYGVSNGSVRTSADPGEVFDSALPNNLTERAALTWGGYIERTNNANTIFESKNILALSVDTLEYANVTGISEPVGLLWRSGPGDTWRVANYSMKDAEAQTFSTPPNTVIPTGELALASFPFSDLHLTLTPETQTAAPGETITFTATLTNDGPDDVPGVTVDFDATALSGLSGSGGTFSGGTWDVGTLAGDASTNITLTATVESGADLPALRGALGLNDIDNGNNAAQAVVPASPAYGPGQALVFNGTDDALNLGPDMRLDGRDFTLSFWAKRGPTGSDQTIISQGASSDEALRIGFRSDDRFEARIGGSAVVTDNAVTDTDWHHWTVVFESVGIKTAFFSIYRDGVRVKRSGLKEVYRGLGDLFIGRAAYTNAQHFAGELDQLRIWDRMLSTGDIRARMHQRLTPGDPNAEFLLASYRFDEGSGSFAHSAGQGPLATFEGDPQWVPFSAARLGKESAVATSSTDASIGPAGAQLSATGASGDVQLYRYGDASAPLRTESDAGEDLSGLPTSVTKRSHLTWGVSTPSGTSPTATLTLDYSDVTAPQGPLALVHRAAPGQPWQIATGWTKDPAAQTFTRTGTVPVREYALIRNTPPSLSVAQATPSLAENSATPAAVTEITVQDDGVGSSTLALAGPDADAFALDGSTLQLTATPDFETMSTYVVDVTADDPSIGTGPEATTRVTLSITDVNEAPTAVALTPADPSVAENTASPAGVATVAVTDDALGTNNLSLGGTDAGAFRLDGTTLQLTQAANFEAKNSYTLSVSVDDPAVGGTPDATRSFTVAVSDVNEAPSVGLSVTTTSIAEDADPTAPVALSTVDVQDDALGTNALTLAGADASSFQLDGFTLQLKAGVSLNVQTKDRYTVRVTVDDPGVGSTPDDDALFTLNITDVNSAPTLTLTPADPSIAENNTPPTDVATVTINDDNSGTNNLSLGGTDAGAFQLDGTTLQLTEAANFEAKSSYALSVSVDDPAVGGTPDASRAVTVAISDVNDPPSVSAVGTLAVTEGTAGTVSPTILTATDPEDAPAALTYTVTTAPAHGTLQVEGNMASAFTQADVNAGRVAYRHDGSETTTDAVTLSLKDAGGAQVAGVTVPVSITAANDAPTISGIPAQTIVEDAPLGPVSFTVDDPEAAASTLTVTATSDNEALVPDANITLGGEAANRTVAVTPAANASGTATLTVTVDDGAAANNTRSTSFALTVTAVPDIALTDGSAQGLDFSAAVSPGTADNPVGLLQLGAGQEGATLEGLTVTNRAPGVAGITAARLYWSADAVLEPSSDRALAEVSTDASSAPVSIAFTGFSQAVPATPGYAFLALDVAAGAAATGVQFELSQPSDLSLAGGELAAVNGTAQSTFAALPLSNGTVALPVEFADFEAQSSDAGIALAWRTASETNNAGFAIQRAVWPPRTDAFPPQDGSTRPDGPSAWQEVGFVAGAGTTTNPQSYRFADATVPFAADSLTYRLKQMDTDGSVSFSKQVTVRRGAVQQLRLLGTFPNPARTRATVRFAIPNGPKKTAVRLVLYDVLGRQVRTVRTKATAGRHELQLRVGGLASGLYFLRLQAGGRTQTQKITVVQ